Proteins from a single region of Cytophagaceae bacterium:
- a CDS encoding TldD/PmbA family protein gives MKILSKEEAKKIIDKVIGFSKADEISVTLSGGRRGNIRYARNTVSTAGESENLSLAVTSGFGKKSGTATINELDDASLEKAVRRAEEIAKLAPENPDYVPTLGPPVYVDNQTFAQATANITPELRAKVAADSIGVCAKNGLIAAGYLEDSSGFAAMGNNKGLFAYNKESQVDFSVTVRTDDGLGSGYALQDFNDVSLLKAKSATEVAAQKARASVKAQALEPGKYTVILEPAAGVDLLQNMMRSMDARNADEGRSFLSKKGGGTRLGEKLFDERVNIYSDPQNPLLPGSAFSGDGRPQEKVYWVEKGIVKNMTYSRYWAEKKGVKAIPPPAGFIMEGGDKSLAEMIKGTKKGILVTRLWYIRFVDPQTLLYTGLTRDGTFYIEDGKIKYPVKNFRFNESPVIMLNNLEEMGKPVRVSGNLVPPLKIRDFTFSSLSDAV, from the coding sequence ATGAAAATATTATCAAAAGAAGAAGCCAAAAAGATCATCGACAAAGTGATTGGTTTTTCGAAAGCTGATGAAATAAGCGTCACCCTCAGTGGTGGCCGAAGAGGCAATATTCGTTATGCCCGCAATACGGTTTCGACGGCAGGGGAGTCAGAAAATCTGTCTCTTGCAGTCACTTCAGGATTTGGAAAAAAGTCCGGTACAGCCACCATCAATGAGTTGGATGATGCCTCACTTGAAAAAGCTGTAAGAAGAGCCGAGGAGATTGCAAAACTTGCTCCCGAAAACCCTGACTATGTTCCTACCCTTGGTCCACCGGTATATGTGGACAATCAGACATTTGCCCAGGCTACGGCCAATATTACGCCTGAATTGAGAGCAAAAGTTGCTGCCGACAGTATAGGAGTTTGTGCCAAAAACGGACTCATAGCAGCCGGTTATCTGGAAGATAGCAGCGGATTTGCCGCTATGGGCAACAATAAGGGGCTGTTTGCATATAACAAAGAATCACAAGTTGATTTTTCGGTGACGGTCAGAACAGACGACGGCCTCGGATCAGGATATGCCTTGCAAGACTTCAATGATGTGAGTCTCCTGAAAGCTAAATCGGCCACAGAGGTAGCGGCACAAAAAGCCAGGGCTTCGGTAAAGGCACAGGCTTTGGAGCCGGGGAAATATACGGTGATTCTGGAACCTGCCGCAGGGGTAGATTTACTTCAAAATATGATGCGTAGCATGGACGCTCGCAATGCCGACGAAGGCCGCAGTTTCTTAAGTAAAAAAGGTGGCGGTACCCGATTAGGCGAAAAACTCTTTGACGAAAGGGTAAATATCTACTCTGACCCTCAAAATCCGCTTTTGCCCGGCTCGGCGTTTAGTGGTGATGGTCGCCCGCAGGAAAAGGTTTATTGGGTAGAAAAAGGAATAGTTAAAAATATGACCTATTCGAGGTATTGGGCAGAGAAAAAGGGTGTGAAAGCCATACCGCCGCCAGCAGGTTTTATCATGGAAGGAGGCGACAAATCACTGGCCGAAATGATAAAAGGAACCAAAAAAGGCATATTGGTGACCCGCCTGTGGTATATCAGATTTGTGGATCCTCAGACCCTACTCTATACCGGTCTTACCCGCGACGGAACGTTTTACATCGAAGACGGAAAGATAAAATACCCCGTAAAAAACTTCAGATTCAATGAAAGCCCGGTGATAATGCTCAACAACCTGGAGGAAATGGGCAAACCTGTGCGTGTGAGTGGCAATCTGGTGCCGCCCCTCAAAATCAGAGACTTCACCTTCTCGAGTCTGAGTGATGCGGTGTAG
- a CDS encoding DUF4159 domain-containing protein gives MKPFVFTRIQYQSGDWDTDQQMPSNLLNSLVEYTTIPIDEKERVIFLTDKNLFRSPFTYLSGHKLVEFNAQEREALKRYVENGGFLFVDDCNHDIDGLFAKSFEQEMGRIFGQNALKKIPNDHEIYRSFFEFEGPPTTSFELNGWGDDLVHDYLKAITVGGRIGLLYSNKDYGCEWDYDFRNKRWLAEDNTKFGVNIINYALTR, from the coding sequence TTGAAACCTTTCGTTTTTACGCGTATTCAATACCAGTCAGGCGATTGGGACACCGACCAACAGATGCCCTCCAATCTGCTCAATTCGCTGGTGGAATACACGACCATACCCATCGACGAAAAGGAAAGGGTGATTTTTCTGACGGATAAAAACCTGTTTAGAAGCCCTTTTACCTATCTGAGCGGGCATAAGCTGGTGGAGTTTAACGCCCAGGAACGCGAGGCACTGAAAAGGTATGTGGAAAACGGCGGTTTTCTGTTTGTGGATGATTGCAACCACGACATCGACGGGCTTTTTGCCAAGTCTTTTGAGCAGGAAATGGGCCGTATTTTTGGCCAAAATGCCCTGAAAAAAATCCCCAATGACCACGAAATTTATCGTAGTTTCTTCGAGTTTGAAGGTCCGCCTACCACGAGTTTTGAGCTAAATGGCTGGGGCGACGACCTGGTGCACGATTACCTGAAGGCCATCACGGTGGGTGGCAGGATAGGCTTGCTGTACTCCAACAAAGATTACGGTTGTGAGTGGGACTATGATTTCAGAAACAAAAGATGGCTGGCAGAAGACAACACCAAATTTGGTGTCAACATCATAAATTACGCTTTAACACGCTAA
- a CDS encoding MoxR family ATPase produces METKEHYKTLVSKLPALKTEIGKIIVGQQEAVEEILISFLAGGHCLLEGVPGLAKTLMVKTLAEALDMDFKRIQFTPDLMPGDILGTEILEEDHETGRKFFKFNKGPIFSNIVLADEINRTPPKTQAALLEAMQEYKVTYAGTNYPIERPFLIIATQNPIEQSGTYPLPEAQLDRFLMYIKLGYPAENEELEVLKLTTGTASGSVGKVLSSKDIIDLQTLTREVFIDEELLKTVNNWVRSSRPETSKLDYVKTWCDWGAGPRAGQALILCAKARAVIHGRYAVIPEDLEKLAYPIMRHRLTLNFRAEAENISTDDVIRQIITQK; encoded by the coding sequence TTGGAAACCAAAGAACATTACAAAACGCTAGTGAGCAAGCTGCCGGCTCTTAAGACGGAGATTGGAAAAATAATTGTGGGCCAGCAGGAGGCCGTGGAGGAAATTCTGATTTCGTTTCTTGCCGGTGGGCATTGCTTGCTCGAAGGAGTACCGGGTCTGGCTAAGACACTGATGGTGAAGACCCTGGCGGAGGCCCTCGATATGGATTTTAAACGCATACAGTTTACGCCCGACCTGATGCCGGGGGATATCCTGGGTACTGAAATCCTGGAAGAAGACCATGAAACGGGCAGGAAGTTTTTTAAATTTAACAAGGGACCGATTTTCTCCAATATTGTACTGGCCGACGAGATAAACCGTACTCCGCCCAAAACGCAGGCGGCCCTCCTGGAGGCCATGCAGGAATACAAGGTGACTTATGCCGGCACCAATTACCCCATTGAGCGACCATTTCTGATTATTGCTACGCAAAACCCTATTGAGCAGTCGGGTACCTATCCGTTGCCGGAGGCCCAACTTGACCGGTTTTTGATGTATATTAAACTGGGGTACCCGGCTGAAAATGAAGAGCTTGAAGTTTTGAAACTTACGACCGGAACGGCTTCTGGGTCTGTTGGAAAAGTATTGAGCAGTAAAGATATAATTGACTTACAAACCTTGACCCGTGAAGTTTTTATTGATGAAGAATTACTAAAAACTGTCAATAATTGGGTGAGATCAAGCCGGCCGGAGACCAGCAAGCTCGATTATGTAAAAACCTGGTGCGACTGGGGAGCCGGCCCGCGTGCAGGACAGGCTTTGATACTTTGTGCAAAAGCCCGGGCGGTGATTCATGGCAGGTATGCAGTGATACCGGAGGATCTGGAGAAACTGGCGTATCCGATCATGAGACACAGGTTGACACTGAACTTCAGGGCTGAGGCTGAAAATATCAGTACTGATGATGTGATCAGACAAATAATTACTCAAAAATAA
- a CDS encoding DUF58 domain-containing protein — MLLNQEIVKIKNLQLAARLVSEQVALGMHRSRRTGVGVEFEQYRHYVAGDDPKRIDWKLFARTGKHQIKESTSESQLTVTMLLDLSGSMNYAESEVTRLQIAKILLASLGYMAYIQNDNVQLGVIQNGEISLLVPAGKQAFRNVLYQLENLKAGEKLELGNINKGVLATKQKELIVVVSDLFSDDLDFANEIKSWAMPGKEIIVLQLLGQKELDPDFKEMHRFRDLETGKELELSAGNIREKYKVSFQNYLSEIEKVLTDKHIHYSRFTFDTPVAEILTQTLSKIKWSF; from the coding sequence ATGTTGCTCAACCAGGAAATCGTAAAAATCAAAAACCTTCAACTTGCCGCCAGACTGGTGAGCGAGCAGGTGGCTTTAGGCATGCATCGCAGCCGAAGAACTGGCGTGGGGGTAGAATTTGAGCAATACCGACATTATGTGGCAGGCGACGACCCCAAGCGTATCGACTGGAAGCTTTTTGCCCGCACCGGAAAACATCAGATAAAAGAATCGACCTCGGAAAGTCAACTTACGGTGACGATGTTATTGGACCTGAGCGGCTCCATGAATTATGCCGAAAGTGAGGTCACGAGGTTACAGATAGCAAAAATATTGTTGGCTTCTTTGGGCTATATGGCTTATATTCAGAATGATAATGTACAGTTGGGCGTAATTCAGAATGGAGAGATAAGCTTGTTGGTACCTGCCGGAAAACAGGCATTCAGAAATGTGCTTTATCAGCTTGAAAATCTGAAAGCAGGAGAGAAGCTGGAATTAGGCAACATAAATAAGGGTGTGCTTGCCACCAAACAAAAGGAATTAATTGTAGTTGTAAGCGACCTTTTTTCTGATGATTTGGATTTTGCGAATGAGATTAAGTCATGGGCTATGCCCGGGAAGGAAATCATAGTTTTGCAGCTTTTGGGACAGAAAGAGCTGGACCCCGACTTCAAAGAAATGCATCGGTTTCGGGATTTGGAAACCGGTAAAGAACTGGAGCTTTCGGCGGGGAATATCAGAGAAAAGTATAAGGTCTCTTTTCAGAATTATCTCTCAGAAATTGAAAAAGTGCTTACAGACAAGCATATCCACTATTCCAGATTCACGTTTGACACGCCTGTTGCCGAAATATTAACCCAAACCCTCAGCAAGATAAAATGGAGTTTTTAA
- a CDS encoding BatA domain-containing protein: MEFLNPNMLWAGAAVGIPVLIHLWNRKKSTVVQWAAMRWLMEQQQTVARGLNFQEWWLLVLRILAVIFLTTFLARPYFDFQKKTKKSEVLIYQNTPGIKEEFRFEINNREGNFSEVIAFDQKSGLQYFINKNPYLFTEKNATLILEKNRTESSIFLPDTAKILFGNQKENKKNGVLKNGENYYYVENNTLKKSETINGLQNVQLTENKSIKYKIVGEKGKVENSLKSIWKVYGLVFETDEKQPDLIFEISKNELEITDTKTQMIETINADMGNLSFEGALPEKLLDKLLNIWSLKPENNEISVSQMKAGFEVNPAYFPKKNKFYEVYWALAFLVIVATERYFSIKKNK, encoded by the coding sequence ATGGAGTTTTTAAATCCAAATATGCTTTGGGCCGGTGCGGCTGTGGGGATTCCGGTGTTGATTCATCTCTGGAACCGGAAAAAGAGCACAGTGGTACAATGGGCGGCTATGAGGTGGCTCATGGAGCAACAACAAACGGTGGCACGAGGGCTTAATTTTCAGGAATGGTGGTTGCTGGTACTCAGGATTTTGGCTGTGATTTTTCTGACGACTTTTTTGGCCAGACCTTATTTTGATTTTCAAAAAAAAACTAAGAAATCAGAAGTTTTGATTTACCAAAATACCCCGGGTATTAAGGAGGAATTTAGATTTGAAATCAATAATAGAGAGGGAAATTTTTCAGAGGTGATAGCCTTTGATCAAAAATCTGGCTTACAGTATTTTATAAACAAAAACCCATATCTTTTTACAGAGAAAAATGCCACGCTGATTTTAGAGAAAAACAGGACTGAAAGCAGTATTTTTTTACCTGACACGGCCAAAATACTTTTTGGAAATCAGAAGGAAAATAAGAAAAATGGAGTATTGAAAAATGGTGAAAACTATTATTATGTAGAAAATAATACTTTGAAAAAAAGTGAAACCATAAACGGTCTCCAAAATGTACAACTGACTGAAAATAAAAGCATAAAATATAAAATTGTAGGAGAAAAGGGCAAGGTTGAAAACTCCTTAAAGAGTATCTGGAAAGTGTATGGATTGGTTTTCGAAACCGACGAAAAACAACCTGATTTGATTTTTGAAATTTCAAAAAATGAATTGGAAATAACTGACACAAAGACCCAAATGATTGAAACCATAAATGCCGATATGGGAAATCTGAGTTTTGAAGGTGCTTTGCCTGAAAAGCTGCTGGATAAACTGCTGAATATTTGGTCATTAAAACCTGAAAATAATGAAATTTCAGTCAGTCAAATGAAGGCCGGTTTTGAAGTTAATCCCGCTTATTTTCCTAAAAAAAACAAATTTTATGAGGTTTATTGGGCTTTGGCTTTTTTAGTTATAGTGGCAACAGAAAGATATTTTTCGATTAAAAAGAATAAATGA
- a CDS encoding DUF2891 domain-containing protein, whose amino-acid sequence MLKKAIFVFLTFTYFTGMAQTDSLFNIKIAEKLAEMPLHCISQEFPNKTGHSSDGPDDHKLLPSEFHPSFYGCLDWHSSVHGHWMLVKLLKLYPEISQRKEIIKVLDHSFQPEKIKTESEYFTKYKTTKTFERTYGWAWLLKLDQELLTWNDPMAKKWHQTLQPLTKEIVRIWDDFLPKQTYPNRTGVHPNTAFGLCFALDWARATKNTDFEISVIDKANRFYFEQKAAPAYLEPDGSDFLSPNLEIADLMRRILGPKEFEVWFKAFLEPKSIQNVLNQPVVSDRTDFQIVHLDGLSLSRAWCFKGIGASLPKTNPLKAKFEKASFDFLKNTLPNVTSGNYGGDHWLASFAVYAIFD is encoded by the coding sequence ATGCTAAAAAAAGCTATTTTCGTTTTTCTTACTTTCACCTATTTCACAGGGATGGCCCAAACCGACAGCCTTTTTAATATCAAAATTGCAGAAAAACTGGCCGAAATGCCTCTTCACTGTATCTCACAGGAATTTCCAAACAAAACCGGCCATAGCTCCGATGGACCCGATGACCACAAATTGTTGCCCTCAGAGTTTCACCCAAGTTTTTATGGTTGTCTGGATTGGCATTCGAGTGTTCATGGGCATTGGATGTTGGTAAAATTGCTCAAGCTTTATCCCGAAATTTCTCAAAGAAAAGAGATTATAAAAGTTTTAGACCATAGTTTTCAGCCGGAAAAAATCAAAACTGAGTCAGAATACTTTACAAAATATAAGACAACAAAGACGTTTGAGCGAACTTATGGCTGGGCATGGTTGCTTAAACTCGACCAGGAACTTCTGACCTGGAATGATCCAATGGCCAAAAAATGGCACCAAACCTTGCAGCCTCTTACCAAAGAAATTGTGAGAATTTGGGATGATTTTTTACCCAAACAGACTTACCCCAATCGCACAGGGGTACACCCCAATACGGCTTTTGGGCTGTGTTTTGCTCTCGATTGGGCCAGAGCCACAAAAAACACTGACTTTGAAATCTCTGTGATAGATAAAGCCAACCGATTTTATTTTGAGCAAAAAGCTGCCCCTGCATATTTGGAGCCTGATGGTTCAGATTTCCTTTCTCCCAATCTCGAAATTGCAGACCTTATGAGGAGAATTTTGGGGCCGAAAGAATTTGAAGTTTGGTTTAAGGCCTTTTTGGAACCCAAATCTATACAAAATGTGCTGAATCAGCCAGTAGTGAGCGACCGTACCGACTTTCAGATTGTACATCTTGATGGATTGAGCCTTAGCCGTGCCTGGTGTTTTAAAGGAATAGGTGCCAGTCTTCCAAAGACCAACCCTTTGAAGGCTAAGTTTGAGAAGGCCTCTTTTGATTTTCTAAAAAATACGCTACCTAATGTAACCAGCGGGAATTATGGAGGAGACCACTGGCTGGCTTCTTTTGCAGTATATGCGATTTTTGATTAA
- the trpD gene encoding anthranilate phosphoribosyltransferase, giving the protein MNKILNRLIAGEKFDSTEAEAIIINIGNGEVNPSQIAAFLMGIQQRGITVDELMGFREGMLKLAKAIDLEDFEAMDVCGTGGDGKDTFNISTTSAFVVAGAGQAVAKHGNHGVSSAVGSSTVLEYLGVKFTNDADFLRKKMETAGICYLHAPLFHPAMKYVAPIRKELGIRTFFNILGPILNPAMVKKQFTGVSDMTTFDLYKNLFLKSGASFGVVHSLDIYDEISLTSPFLLAMGEDAKTFEAIDLGFEPVLQEQLHGGAGLEDSAKIMLDILQNKGTKAQTQAVLANAAVALSIGKGVNIDNGLALAQESLESGKAYSSFKKLVE; this is encoded by the coding sequence ATGAACAAAATACTTAACAGACTTATTGCCGGTGAAAAATTTGACTCCACAGAGGCAGAAGCGATAATCATAAATATTGGAAACGGAGAAGTTAACCCTTCACAAATAGCCGCTTTTTTGATGGGAATCCAACAAAGAGGTATCACCGTCGATGAACTAATGGGCTTCAGAGAAGGAATGCTCAAGTTGGCTAAAGCTATTGATCTTGAAGACTTTGAGGCTATGGATGTGTGTGGTACAGGTGGTGACGGTAAAGATACTTTCAATATTTCAACCACTTCAGCTTTTGTAGTAGCCGGTGCCGGACAAGCAGTGGCCAAGCATGGAAATCATGGGGTAAGTTCGGCCGTGGGGAGTAGTACGGTTTTGGAATATTTGGGAGTAAAGTTTACAAATGATGCCGATTTTCTGAGAAAAAAAATGGAAACGGCAGGAATTTGCTACCTGCATGCACCGCTTTTTCACCCGGCTATGAAATATGTAGCTCCAATCAGAAAAGAATTGGGGATCAGGACATTCTTTAATATTCTCGGGCCTATACTTAACCCTGCGATGGTCAAAAAGCAGTTTACCGGGGTATCAGATATGACTACTTTTGATTTATATAAAAATCTGTTTCTAAAATCAGGTGCTAGTTTTGGTGTGGTACATTCCTTAGATATTTATGATGAAATCTCTCTTACTTCGCCCTTTTTGCTGGCTATGGGGGAAGATGCAAAAACTTTTGAGGCAATTGATCTGGGCTTTGAACCGGTTTTACAGGAACAGCTTCATGGTGGAGCCGGGTTGGAAGATTCAGCCAAAATTATGCTCGATATTTTGCAAAACAAGGGGACTAAAGCTCAAACTCAGGCCGTGTTGGCCAATGCCGCAGTGGCTTTATCAATAGGAAAAGGTGTGAATATTGACAATGGATTAGCTCTAGCCCAAGAATCTCTCGAAAGTGGTAAGGCTTACAGTAGTTTCAAAAAACTGGTGGAATGA